The genomic window CCAATAAATCGCACTTGCTCATCTTGGTGAACATGAATGGCTATATGCGTACCATCTATAGCTCCAATACAATCTTTGAAATATGGCCAATATCTATCATTATCCATAATATATTTAGGTGTGTCTCCAAAACTAGGATCAATAGGTCTAATAATATTTTTTGCCAATTTCTTCACACATGATAGAACATGATGAAATTGACGAAATATAGTTTCACCTGAATGCTGAAATCGCTCCTCTAACATTCTATAAGAAGCTCCTTGCCCAAGCATGTATAAAAATGTTGCTACCATCTCTTCTCCACTAACACCTCGTGTAGATTTCAAGCCATAATTGAGAACCAAATCATTGCATAAACGGTTAAACACTGATTTTCTCATTCTAAATTGTTCAAAAAATCGCATTTCATTCCCTTCCTTTAATTCTAATAACCATTGATATCCTGATAGTTTTGAAGTCCTTTTCTCTTGTTTGAGGACATATCGCAAGTAATAATTGGCAACTCCACAAATAGCTAATATAGCAGCTGATTCGTAATCTTTTTCATATTCTTCATATTCAGTATCATTATCTGTTTCATAATCACTCATCCTgtataatttaaattaacataaaaaataagatAACAAAGCAAAAAAATACTATTCACAATgtcattattaaataaaattccaaaatataaaatcaaaacaCAAATTATAACATTGTCACTAGATTAAAGTTCAACAATAACGATAATAAGAATTCatgcagaaaaaaataaaactaaaaataaaatttagagacGGTTCATATCATCCAATTTAAAAGATTCTAGCCATCCAAGTTGTTGATTGGGATCATCACTCAATGCAATGAAAGTTTCTCTATATTGTGGCTTAGCCATTAATCTAATTCCCAAATAGAACTGTGGACTATATGGTTCTAGGCCAGGTAATTTGCGTAGCAACTTGATGCAATTTTCGATGGAGTAAGGATCATCTCCCTTAGTTGCAGCTTTTGACTCCACACCAACCAAAATACGATCAAGTGAGTCCTGTAATCTAGATGCTATTCCAGCTCGTTTCTCAACTTTTTTGTTAGAAGTTTTCCTTCTTTTCTCTCTAGTAGGGCTTTGAACAACtgtataatttgcaatgtcttcTTCAATAAATTCATTTGTATAATTCATGTCACCTCCACTCTCGAAACCCTCATTGTTCTGATTAAATTCTTCAGGATTTGGATCTTCCGATGGCGCCCAAGCACTATAACCAGTAGCTACGATGTCCTTAAAACATTGTTCAAGCCTATCTAAAGATTTAGGACCTTCATTCTTAAACTTAGCG from Arachis ipaensis cultivar K30076 chromosome B09, Araip1.1, whole genome shotgun sequence includes these protein-coding regions:
- the LOC107614656 gene encoding uncharacterized protein LOC107614656, with amino-acid sequence MAPKLNPRRGSSQVNIENEDATNEGEVETVKAKWDDWNTEIFLTICVEEIRDVGQETGLGWDHEKKTVLASESWWTDKININPEFAKFKNEGPKSLDRLEQCFKDIVATGYSAWAPSEDPNPEEFNQNNEGFESGGDMNYTNEFIEEDIANYTVVQSPTREKRRKTSNKKVEKRAGIASRLQDSLDRILVGVESKAATKGDDPYSIENCIKLLRKLPGLEPYSPQFYLGIRLMAKPQYRETFIALSDDPNQQLGWLESFKLDDMNRL